Proteins encoded within one genomic window of Methanothrix harundinacea 6Ac:
- a CDS encoding type II toxin-antitoxin system HicB family antitoxin, giving the protein MSTLTYRVLLKREPEGGYTVTVPSLPGCVTYGDTIEEAVKMAIEAIELYLESLREDGEEIPTEEDALEYALSVEAHA; this is encoded by the coding sequence ATGAGCACATTGACCTACAGGGTCCTGCTCAAAAGAGAGCCAGAAGGCGGATACACCGTGACCGTCCCCTCGCTTCCTGGTTGCGTCACCTATGGAGATACCATCGAAGAGGCGGTGAAGATGGCAATAGAGGCGATCGAGCTGTATCTGGAGAGCCTGAGAGAGGACGGAGAAGAGATACCGACAGAGGAGGACGCCCTGGAGTACGCCCTCTCTGTAGAGGCTCATGCCTAA
- a CDS encoding DUF1156 domain-containing protein: MTHTATHHPKRLIEVDLPIKRISEHARREKSIRHGHISTLHIWWARRPLAACRAVVCASLWPDPADPLCPPEFREAAASAMRRFDEVSRDPLGQDPRDLDDPDELQRALLDFIAEFANWDRSTDQAYLDAARTLTQSAHEALGGLSGTRPLVVDPFAGGGAIPLEALRVGADAFASDLNPVAVLLNKVVLEYIPRYGQALADEVRRWGGWIKEEAERELAEFYPTDPDGATPIAYLWARTITCEGPGCGAEVPLIRSLWLAKKQNRSVALRMVPRMDERKVEFEILEGVRAREVGEGTVRRGSATCPVCGYTTPVASVRRQLKARRGGAADARLFAVVTTRPGERGRFYRLPTRQDLAAAKKAAEELERRKAEHVGPLSLVPDEPTPMGGGSGAGRAFSQRNYGMDLFEDLFTPRQALALTTLARLVREAGEKVAEEQENGLAAAVQTCLSLAIDRSADKLSSLARWDTSRENPQGTFSRQALQIVWDFDEVNPLSGSGGDWNTALTWISLVSESVSSFFLDFQGHAESKSANKNDLPDEFAQILFTDPPYYDAVPYADLSDFFYVWLKRTLPKPLRSQFSDPLTPKGDEIIVDEVKGKDRPYFESTMTQALAEGRRVLAPEGIGVVVFANKTTTGWEAMLQALLDAGWVITASWPIDTEMGTRLRAMNSAALASSVHLVCRPRENPDGTLKEEVGDWRDVLAELPQKIHGWMPRLAEEGVVGADAIFSCIGPALEVFSRYSRVEKASGEAVALGEYLVEVWAAVSREALNMIFEGADATGFEEDARLTAMWLWTLSTGANGNGNGNNGGLGGEEDEAGGEVGGRSGRAVRGEYSLEYDAARKIAQGIGAHMETLPDLVEIKGGSARLLSVAERSDRLFGKGTGKGASPAERAGPRRTGKKRQAQASFEEGEMVVPLGEDGFGAGGGGSGGTAAQPVLAETVLDRVHQAMLLFAEGRSEALRSFLVEEVGGDQRFWRLAQALVALYPASTEERRWVEGVLARKKGLGL, translated from the coding sequence ATGACTCATACCGCGACCCATCACCCCAAGCGGCTGATCGAGGTGGACCTGCCGATAAAGAGGATCAGCGAGCACGCTCGGCGGGAGAAGTCGATCCGGCACGGCCACATATCGACGCTCCACATCTGGTGGGCGAGGCGCCCCCTCGCCGCCTGCAGGGCCGTGGTCTGCGCCTCCCTCTGGCCCGACCCCGCCGATCCCCTCTGCCCGCCGGAGTTTCGAGAGGCCGCCGCATCGGCGATGCGCCGGTTTGACGAGGTCAGCCGCGACCCCCTCGGCCAGGACCCCCGAGACCTCGACGACCCCGACGAGCTCCAGAGGGCGCTTCTCGACTTCATCGCCGAGTTCGCCAACTGGGACCGCTCGACCGACCAGGCCTACCTCGACGCCGCCCGGACCCTCACCCAATCCGCCCACGAGGCGCTGGGGGGCCTTTCCGGCACCCGGCCCCTGGTCGTCGATCCCTTCGCCGGGGGCGGCGCGATCCCCCTGGAGGCGCTGCGGGTCGGGGCCGACGCCTTCGCCTCGGACCTGAACCCCGTCGCCGTCCTCCTGAACAAGGTGGTCCTGGAGTACATCCCCCGGTACGGCCAGGCCCTGGCCGATGAGGTCCGCCGGTGGGGCGGCTGGATCAAGGAGGAGGCCGAGCGCGAGCTGGCCGAGTTCTACCCCACCGACCCCGACGGCGCCACACCAATCGCCTACCTCTGGGCGAGGACGATCACCTGCGAGGGGCCGGGCTGCGGCGCCGAGGTCCCCCTCATCCGCTCCCTCTGGCTCGCGAAGAAGCAGAACCGCTCCGTCGCCCTTCGGATGGTCCCGAGGATGGACGAGCGGAAGGTCGAGTTTGAGATCCTGGAGGGTGTGAGGGCGAGGGAGGTCGGCGAGGGGACGGTCCGCCGGGGCTCGGCGACCTGCCCGGTCTGCGGCTACACAACGCCGGTCGCCTCGGTCCGAAGGCAGCTGAAGGCCCGCCGGGGCGGCGCCGCCGACGCCCGACTCTTCGCCGTGGTGACGACGAGGCCCGGCGAGCGGGGGAGGTTCTATCGGCTCCCGACGAGGCAGGACCTCGCGGCGGCAAAGAAGGCGGCCGAGGAGCTTGAGCGGAGGAAGGCGGAGCACGTGGGACCTCTCAGCCTGGTGCCGGATGAGCCAACCCCCATGGGCGGCGGAAGCGGCGCGGGCCGGGCCTTCTCCCAACGAAATTACGGCATGGACCTCTTCGAGGATCTCTTCACGCCTCGTCAGGCTCTGGCGCTGACGACCCTGGCGCGGCTGGTCCGAGAGGCCGGGGAGAAGGTGGCCGAAGAGCAGGAGAACGGGCTGGCGGCGGCGGTGCAGACGTGTCTGTCGTTAGCGATTGATAGATCGGCAGATAAATTATCGTCTCTAGCTCGCTGGGATACTTCAAGGGAAAATCCTCAAGGAACATTTAGTCGTCAAGCTTTGCAAATAGTTTGGGATTTTGATGAAGTCAATCCACTTTCAGGTTCTGGTGGAGATTGGAATACAGCACTAACATGGATTTCGCTGGTTTCAGAGAGCGTATCATCATTTTTTCTTGATTTCCAAGGGCATGCAGAATCGAAATCTGCCAATAAAAATGATCTTCCTGACGAATTCGCCCAAATCCTCTTCACCGATCCGCCTTATTACGACGCCGTGCCCTACGCCGACCTCTCAGATTTCTTCTACGTCTGGCTGAAAAGGACTTTGCCGAAGCCGCTCCGCTCTCAGTTTTCTGATCCTCTGACCCCTAAGGGCGACGAGATCATCGTGGACGAGGTGAAGGGAAAAGATAGACCCTACTTCGAGTCCACCATGACCCAGGCCCTGGCCGAGGGCCGACGGGTTCTTGCACCCGAGGGGATCGGGGTCGTCGTCTTCGCCAATAAGACCACCACGGGCTGGGAGGCGATGCTCCAGGCGCTGCTGGACGCTGGCTGGGTCATCACCGCCTCCTGGCCCATCGACACCGAGATGGGGACCAGGCTTAGGGCCATGAACTCCGCCGCCCTCGCCTCCTCCGTCCACCTCGTCTGCCGCCCGCGCGAGAATCCGGACGGGACCCTGAAGGAGGAGGTCGGCGACTGGCGGGACGTACTTGCAGAATTGCCGCAAAAGATCCACGGCTGGATGCCCCGCCTCGCCGAGGAGGGGGTCGTCGGCGCCGACGCCATCTTCTCCTGCATCGGCCCCGCCCTGGAGGTCTTCTCCCGGTACTCGCGGGTCGAAAAGGCGAGCGGCGAGGCCGTCGCCCTTGGAGAGTATCTGGTGGAGGTCTGGGCGGCGGTATCGAGGGAGGCGCTGAATATGATCTTCGAGGGGGCGGACGCTACCGGGTTTGAGGAGGATGCGAGGCTGACGGCGATGTGGCTCTGGACGTTGTCCACAGGCGCGAACGGAAACGGCAACGGAAACAACGGCGGCTTAGGGGGCGAAGAAGACGAGGCCGGTGGAGAGGTCGGGGGCCGGTCCGGAAGGGCCGTCCGGGGCGAGTATTCTTTGGAGTACGACGCCGCCCGGAAGATCGCCCAGGGGATCGGAGCCCACATGGAGACCCTCCCAGACCTCGTCGAGATCAAAGGCGGCTCGGCACGGCTCTTATCCGTCGCCGAGAGGTCGGATCGCCTCTTCGGAAAAGGAACAGGAAAAGGCGCAAGCCCGGCCGAAAGGGCCGGGCCGAGGCGAACCGGGAAGAAGAGGCAGGCCCAGGCCAGCTTCGAGGAGGGCGAGATGGTGGTGCCCCTGGGCGAGGACGGCTTCGGGGCCGGAGGCGGGGGCAGCGGCGGGACGGCTGCTCAGCCCGTTCTCGCCGAGACCGTCCTGGACAGGGTCCACCAGGCGATGCTCCTCTTCGCCGAGGGGAGGAGCGAAGCCCTCCGGTCTTTCCTCGTGGAGGAGGTGGGAGGCGACCAGAGGTTCTGGAGGCTCGCCCAGGCCCTGGTGGCCCTCTACCCGGCATCGACCGAGGAGAGGCGGTGGGTCGAAGGCGTCCTGGCGCGGAAGAAGGGGCTTGGTCTCTGA
- a CDS encoding type II toxin-antitoxin system HicB family antitoxin: MKLKVTLEEAEEGGYIVSCPALPGCHSQGDTAVEALENIREAIEGCLESFSENLFISNR; this comes from the coding sequence ATGAAGCTCAAGGTGACCCTCGAAGAGGCCGAGGAAGGGGGGTACATCGTCAGCTGTCCGGCACTGCCGGGCTGCCATTCTCAGGGGGATACCGCCGTGGAGGCCCTGGAAAATATCAGGGAGGCGATAGAGGGCTGCCTTGAATCCTTCTCGGAAAATTTGTTCATCTCGAATAGATGA
- a CDS encoding ATP-binding protein, with amino-acid sequence MALKPWYKVVTPREDLRLAKPLDASEFAVHLDKVRDESAAEDYRNPEKFFERTYLTINLASMAAEVVRRLSGEKTEASAVFNLNTQFGGGKTHALTLLYHLAKNGPKAESWPGANKILAKSGVRGIPEAVTAVFVGTEFDSIKGRGGDDGTPLRKTPWGEIAFQLGGEEAFATVAEHDRLMRAPAGDVIRQFLPKGRPCLILMDELMNYVSRNRKTDLPSQLYNFIQNLSETVRGEDRMVLVVSVPASATEMNPEDHSDYDRLKKLLDRLSKAVILSTETEISEIIRRRLFEFDSKSLDLNGKIVLPDEARAVCEEYARWVLDHRQQVPSWFPVDNARAAFEAAYPFHPMVYSVFERKWQTLPRFQRTRGVLRLLALWISRAYNDGYRGAHSDPIIGLGTAPLDDPFFRAAALEQLGEERLEVPITTDICGAGDSHSIRLDAEAVDSIKKARLHQKVATSIFFESNGGRTSGTDATIPEVRLDVAEPGLDIGNVETVLSALEATCYYLRADGSRYHFSLKVGLPKLIADRRAGISQPRIRERIMAEISQVFAKGPELDRVFFPQKSNDIPDRASLTLIVLPPDRSMQDREAVLRSIDSMTAEHGTSGRTFKSALIWSAAESDSHLDHVARDLLALEEIQDEELKLQLDDSQKLQLKDNLRRSERDLREAVWRTYRYVALLGRENVEIIDLGLVHSSAASSMVDLIISKLKRDDLVADSASPGFLVRNWPPAFKEWSTKAVRDAFFASPIFPRLSNPNSIKETIARGVSGGVLGYVGKIGSKYDPFLYKEGISVAEVEISEEMFIITAETAEDYIRDHSDPPVLTSIEISPRTFQLKPGDVQSFVARGFDQRGNDYPLDQVAWTATGGVIGDRGNFQAGDDDGRFTVTVSSKGVSSSITITIAADGGSKVIDEGGDDGSVKTASWKGEVPPQKWMNIYSKVLSGFAREGSLRLTLNVEISSEKGIPKDRIEEMKVALRELGLNDEITI; translated from the coding sequence ATGGCGCTCAAACCCTGGTACAAAGTAGTGACGCCGAGAGAAGATCTGAGATTGGCAAAACCCCTGGACGCCTCGGAGTTTGCAGTCCACCTGGACAAGGTCCGGGACGAAAGCGCCGCCGAAGATTATCGAAACCCGGAGAAGTTCTTCGAGCGGACATACCTCACAATAAATCTGGCCTCCATGGCCGCCGAGGTCGTCCGGCGCCTCTCCGGCGAGAAGACCGAGGCCTCTGCCGTCTTCAACCTGAACACCCAGTTCGGCGGCGGAAAGACCCACGCCCTCACCCTCCTCTACCACCTCGCCAAAAACGGTCCCAAGGCCGAGAGCTGGCCCGGCGCGAATAAGATCCTGGCCAAATCGGGCGTTCGGGGGATCCCCGAGGCCGTCACCGCCGTCTTCGTGGGAACTGAGTTCGACTCCATCAAGGGGCGCGGCGGCGACGACGGAACGCCCCTTCGAAAGACGCCCTGGGGTGAGATCGCCTTCCAGCTCGGCGGCGAAGAGGCCTTCGCCACCGTGGCCGAGCACGACCGGCTGATGAGAGCCCCGGCAGGAGACGTCATCCGCCAATTCCTGCCCAAAGGTCGCCCCTGCCTGATCCTCATGGACGAGCTGATGAACTACGTCAGCAGAAACCGCAAGACTGACCTCCCATCCCAGCTCTATAACTTCATCCAAAACCTGTCGGAGACAGTCCGGGGCGAAGACCGGATGGTCCTGGTCGTGTCCGTCCCCGCCTCGGCGACGGAGATGAATCCCGAGGACCACTCCGACTACGACCGGCTCAAAAAGCTCCTCGACCGGCTCAGCAAGGCCGTCATCCTCTCGACGGAGACCGAGATCTCCGAGATAATCAGACGCCGCCTCTTTGAGTTCGACTCCAAATCCCTGGACCTGAACGGCAAGATCGTCCTCCCCGACGAGGCGAGAGCCGTCTGTGAAGAGTACGCCCGATGGGTGCTCGACCACCGCCAGCAGGTACCAAGCTGGTTTCCCGTCGACAACGCAAGAGCGGCCTTCGAGGCCGCCTACCCCTTCCACCCCATGGTCTACTCGGTCTTCGAGAGAAAATGGCAGACCCTTCCTCGGTTCCAGCGGACCCGGGGCGTCCTCCGTCTCCTCGCCCTCTGGATCTCCAGAGCCTACAACGACGGCTACAGGGGCGCCCACAGCGACCCCATAATCGGCCTTGGAACCGCTCCTCTCGATGACCCCTTCTTCCGGGCGGCAGCTCTGGAGCAGCTCGGCGAAGAGCGCCTGGAGGTTCCCATCACCACAGACATCTGTGGTGCCGGCGACTCTCACTCCATCCGCCTGGACGCGGAGGCGGTCGATTCTATCAAAAAAGCCAGGCTCCACCAGAAGGTGGCGACGTCCATCTTCTTCGAGTCCAACGGCGGCAGAACCTCTGGCACAGACGCCACCATCCCTGAAGTACGCCTTGACGTGGCCGAACCAGGCCTGGACATCGGAAACGTGGAGACCGTTCTGAGCGCCCTCGAAGCCACCTGTTACTACCTCAGGGCTGACGGGAGCCGCTACCACTTCAGTCTGAAAGTGGGGCTTCCCAAGCTCATCGCAGATCGCAGGGCGGGAATCTCTCAGCCAAGGATCAGAGAGCGGATCATGGCCGAGATATCCCAGGTCTTCGCAAAAGGCCCGGAATTGGATCGGGTCTTCTTCCCTCAGAAGAGCAACGATATCCCGGACCGAGCCTCTCTGACTCTGATCGTCCTTCCCCCAGATAGATCGATGCAAGACCGAGAAGCCGTTCTCCGTTCAATCGATTCGATGACCGCAGAGCACGGAACCTCGGGAAGGACCTTCAAGAGCGCCCTGATATGGTCGGCGGCCGAGAGCGATTCTCATCTCGATCACGTCGCACGCGATCTTTTGGCCCTGGAAGAGATACAAGACGAGGAGTTGAAGCTCCAGCTCGATGACTCTCAGAAGCTACAGCTGAAGGATAACCTCAGGAGATCTGAGCGAGACCTGAGGGAGGCCGTCTGGCGGACCTACCGGTATGTGGCCCTCCTGGGAAGAGAAAATGTGGAGATCATAGACCTGGGGCTGGTCCACTCCAGCGCCGCAAGCTCCATGGTGGACCTGATAATCTCGAAGCTGAAGCGAGACGACCTGGTGGCGGATTCTGCAAGTCCCGGCTTCCTCGTCCGTAATTGGCCTCCTGCCTTCAAGGAGTGGAGCACAAAGGCGGTGCGAGACGCCTTCTTCGCCTCGCCCATCTTTCCGAGGCTCTCAAATCCAAATTCGATCAAGGAGACAATCGCCCGAGGGGTCAGCGGCGGAGTCCTCGGATACGTCGGCAAGATCGGCAGCAAGTACGATCCCTTCCTCTACAAGGAGGGAATTTCCGTGGCGGAGGTGGAGATCTCCGAGGAGATGTTCATCATCACGGCTGAGACGGCGGAGGATTACATAAGAGACCATTCAGATCCACCGGTTCTGACATCGATCGAGATCTCTCCTCGAACCTTCCAGCTCAAGCCCGGGGATGTCCAGTCCTTCGTGGCCAGAGGCTTTGATCAGCGAGGCAATGATTATCCCTTGGATCAGGTCGCCTGGACCGCCACCGGCGGCGTCATCGGAGATAGGGGCAACTTTCAGGCTGGTGATGATGACGGTCGCTTCACAGTGACGGTGAGCAGCAAAGGGGTCAGCTCCTCGATAACAATCACGATCGCTGCTGACGGAGGAAGCAAAGTCATCGACGAAGGCGGAGATGACGGATCTGTCAAGACCGCTTCATGGAAGGGAGAGGTCCCCCCTCAAAAATGGATGAACATATACAGCAAGGTCCTCTCCGGATTCGCTCGGGAGGGCAGCCTGAGGCTGACCCTCAATGTAGAGATCTCATCTGAAAAGGGCATACCCAAAGATAGGATCGAGGAGATGAAAGTCGCATTGAGGGAGCTTGGCCTGAACGACGAGATAACAATCTAA
- a CDS encoding type II toxin-antitoxin system HicA family toxin, which yields MCLNPETKRRVVVPFHKKSLPTGTALAILKQAGIGKDELEELF from the coding sequence ATTTGCCTCAACCCTGAGACGAAGAGGAGAGTCGTCGTCCCTTTCCACAAAAAGAGTCTGCCAACGGGAACCGCCCTCGCCATTCTGAAGCAGGCGGGCATCGGAAAAGACGAGCTGGAGGAGCTCTTCTAG
- a CDS encoding histone deacetylase family protein, giving the protein MKSPRELNGGARKMGLIFFPAFDWAITPTHPEREERLLYTRDQIFEEGLMDLPEVEEYKPRLAEHKDIARVHFCIPSVEALVTEAHLIAAGSTLVLADAYMKGEINNAFALVRPPGHHSMRVAHGNRGFCNVNNEAIMVEYIRRKYGIRRVAIIDTDVHHGDGTQEIFYHDPDVLFISFHQDGRTLYPGSGFVDEQGGPKAMGRTINIPLPPETPDEGIHYVLEELVLPILEEFRPQLVVNSAGQDNHYTDPLANMRFSAQGYARLNEMLAPDIAVLEGGYAIESALPYVNCGIILAMAGLDYSNVREPDYHPGRFSMSRSMEANITGTVEYLQGVWDAREELTEKAVERAGPFFRRHKNIFYDTDGIRERQTESVKMCPDRSCPGYMTIDTDAVRGYGQSESGFGVFVPLFACKSCREEAREEYEAHKTDSRYNYIFFQEKNRDEYRLYSTRMHNERVY; this is encoded by the coding sequence ATGAAGAGCCCCCGAGAGCTGAACGGCGGGGCGAGGAAGATGGGGCTGATATTCTTCCCCGCCTTCGACTGGGCGATAACCCCGACCCACCCGGAGAGGGAGGAGCGGCTCCTCTACACCAGAGACCAGATCTTCGAGGAGGGGCTGATGGACCTCCCGGAGGTGGAGGAGTACAAGCCGCGGCTCGCGGAGCATAAGGACATTGCCCGGGTCCACTTCTGCATCCCCTCCGTCGAGGCCCTCGTCACCGAGGCCCACCTCATCGCTGCCGGGTCCACCCTCGTCCTCGCCGACGCCTACATGAAGGGCGAGATCAACAACGCCTTCGCCCTGGTGAGGCCCCCGGGCCACCACTCCATGAGGGTCGCCCACGGGAACCGCGGCTTCTGCAACGTCAACAACGAGGCGATCATGGTGGAGTACATCCGCCGGAAGTACGGGATCCGGAGGGTGGCGATCATCGACACCGACGTCCACCACGGCGACGGGACCCAGGAGATCTTCTACCACGACCCCGACGTCCTCTTCATCTCCTTCCACCAGGACGGAAGGACCCTCTATCCGGGGTCGGGGTTCGTCGACGAGCAGGGCGGCCCCAAGGCGATGGGAAGGACGATCAACATACCGCTGCCGCCCGAGACCCCCGACGAGGGGATCCATTACGTCCTGGAGGAGCTGGTCCTGCCGATCCTGGAGGAGTTCCGGCCCCAGCTCGTCGTCAACTCCGCAGGCCAGGACAACCACTACACCGACCCCCTGGCGAATATGCGGTTCTCGGCCCAGGGGTATGCGCGGCTCAACGAGATGCTGGCGCCGGACATAGCCGTCCTGGAGGGGGGGTACGCCATCGAGTCCGCCCTACCTTACGTCAACTGCGGGATCATCCTCGCCATGGCCGGCCTCGACTACTCCAACGTCCGGGAGCCGGACTACCACCCCGGAAGGTTCTCGATGTCGAGGTCCATGGAGGCGAACATCACCGGGACCGTCGAGTACCTCCAGGGGGTCTGGGATGCGAGGGAGGAGCTGACGGAGAAGGCCGTCGAGAGGGCGGGGCCCTTCTTCCGGAGGCATAAGAACATCTTCTACGATACCGACGGGATCCGGGAGCGGCAGACCGAATCGGTGAAGATGTGCCCCGACAGAAGCTGCCCCGGCTACATGACCATCGACACCGATGCCGTCAGGGGATACGGCCAGTCGGAGAGCGGCTTTGGGGTATTCGTGCCGCTATTCGCCTGCAAGAGCTGCCGCGAGGAGGCGAGGGAGGAGTACGAGGCCCACAAGACCGACTCCCGGTACAACTACATCTTCTTCCAGGAGAAGAACAGGGACGAATACCGGCTCTACAGCACGAGGATGCACAACGAGCGGGTCTACTGA
- a CDS encoding RDD family protein: MNGRDGEVREVRIASWRRRVGAWLIDIILVGILWDLLAGAAGPITQFHFWLPPGPIFSAWFVHLGSGDALILFAYWTVLEGTRGQSLGKMALGLKVTDRRGDAIDLSRAAIQSFGKAFLLPVDVLIGWIAMPGSGQRLFNRLSETIVVLVDDSAPEGVRYVRPG; this comes from the coding sequence ATGAACGGCAGAGATGGCGAGGTTCGGGAGGTTCGGATCGCCTCCTGGCGGCGGAGGGTCGGAGCCTGGCTGATCGACATAATCCTGGTGGGGATCCTCTGGGACCTCCTGGCGGGGGCGGCCGGACCCATCACGCAGTTCCACTTCTGGCTCCCGCCGGGGCCGATCTTCTCCGCCTGGTTCGTCCACCTCGGCTCCGGCGACGCCCTCATCCTATTCGCCTACTGGACGGTCCTGGAGGGGACCCGGGGCCAGTCCCTCGGAAAGATGGCCCTCGGCCTGAAGGTCACCGACCGGCGGGGCGACGCGATCGACCTCTCCCGGGCCGCCATCCAGTCCTTCGGGAAGGCCTTCCTCCTCCCCGTGGACGTTCTCATCGGCTGGATCGCGATGCCGGGGTCGGGGCAGCGGCTCTTCAACCGCCTCTCGGAGACGATCGTCGTCCTCGTCGACGACTCGGCGCCGGAGGGGGTGCGGTACGTGAGGCCGGGGTAG